Proteins found in one Dehalococcoidales bacterium genomic segment:
- the folE gene encoding GTP cyclohydrolase I FolE → MFNEEKIKSCVKDIIIAIGEDPNREGLLETPRRFAEMYAELFVGMNMDPVEELKVDYELGHHEMVILKDIPFYSMCEHHLLPFFGVVHVGYIPNKEGRVVGISKLARVVEIIAKRPQIQERMATDIADTIVKGLNPDGVGVVIQAEHMCMTMRGIKKPGASVLASALRGIFRSRADSRAEFFSLIQNR, encoded by the coding sequence GTGTTTAACGAAGAAAAAATAAAAAGTTGTGTTAAAGATATTATTATCGCCATTGGCGAGGACCCCAACCGCGAGGGCTTATTGGAAACCCCGCGCCGTTTTGCGGAGATGTATGCCGAACTTTTTGTCGGGATGAATATGGATCCGGTTGAAGAACTGAAGGTCGATTACGAGCTTGGGCATCATGAGATGGTAATCCTCAAAGATATCCCTTTTTATTCAATGTGCGAACACCATTTGTTGCCGTTTTTCGGCGTGGTGCATGTCGGCTATATCCCCAATAAAGAGGGAAGGGTGGTCGGCATCAGTAAACTGGCAAGGGTCGTGGAAATTATTGCCAAACGCCCGCAAATTCAGGAACGAATGGCAACCGATATTGCCGATACGATTGTAAAAGGTCTAAACCCCGACGGGGTCGGTGTTGTAATTCAGGCCGAGCATATGTGTATGACAATGCGCGGCATCAAAAAACCGGGTGCCAGCGTTTTGGCATCGGCTCTGAGGGGTATTTTCCGCAGCCGTGCCGATAGCCGCGCCGAATTTTTCTCGTTGATTCAAAACAGATAA
- a CDS encoding homoserine dehydrogenase, whose protein sequence is MEQKAIGVGLLGFGVIGSQVARVLLDREQRNSEQAGCPVVLRKIKVIEADLAKPKAKAMPAELFTTDEDEFYNTPDMDIVIELIGGVNPALLYHERAIKSGKHVVTANKELIAKHGFELMELAKLNNVSISYEAAVGGGIPLIGPLQKDLIANNIEGIYAIINGTTNYIITRMTTEDIDFPEALAEAQRLGYAEANPTNDIEGKDAAYKLAIMAALTMEVKVNPEDIFCEGISKLESRDFRYASELGYAIKLLAIAKQDSGFVEVHVYPAFVPAESFLAKVDGVYNAVLVEGDLVGKVTFWGEGAGASPTSSAVVANVIQTAKKIDNGDTSYNYWKIKSGKQVKPMSEIINRYYIRMAINDQPGALASIAGVFGDYGISISAALQKEDNIEEKSAEIVIMTHPASEEAMRTALNQLNDLTAVKEINNFIRVEE, encoded by the coding sequence ATGGAACAGAAAGCTATTGGTGTGGGGCTCTTGGGTTTTGGAGTTATCGGCAGTCAGGTTGCCCGCGTATTGTTGGATAGGGAACAAAGGAACTCGGAACAGGCGGGTTGTCCGGTTGTTTTACGCAAAATAAAGGTGATTGAAGCCGATTTGGCAAAACCGAAAGCAAAAGCAATGCCGGCTGAGTTATTTACTACCGATGAAGACGAATTCTATAACACCCCAGATATGGATATTGTTATCGAACTTATAGGCGGTGTTAATCCGGCGCTTTTGTATCACGAGCGGGCTATTAAATCGGGGAAACATGTCGTTACCGCCAACAAAGAGCTGATTGCCAAGCACGGCTTTGAGCTAATGGAACTTGCGAAGCTGAATAATGTCAGCATTAGCTACGAGGCGGCGGTGGGCGGGGGTATCCCCCTTATCGGTCCGTTGCAAAAGGATTTAATAGCCAATAATATCGAAGGCATTTATGCCATTATTAACGGCACAACAAACTACATAATTACTCGGATGACGACCGAAGATATCGATTTTCCCGAGGCCTTGGCCGAAGCGCAAAGGCTGGGATATGCCGAAGCCAATCCAACCAATGATATCGAAGGCAAAGATGCCGCTTATAAACTGGCGATTATGGCAGCCCTTACTATGGAAGTTAAGGTTAACCCCGAAGATATTTTCTGTGAGGGTATTTCAAAACTGGAGAGTCGAGATTTCCGCTATGCCAGCGAGCTGGGTTACGCCATTAAACTTTTGGCAATCGCCAAGCAAGACAGCGGTTTCGTGGAGGTCCATGTCTATCCGGCCTTTGTTCCCGCCGAAAGCTTTTTGGCGAAGGTGGACGGGGTCTATAACGCCGTTTTGGTTGAGGGTGATTTGGTTGGTAAGGTTACGTTCTGGGGTGAGGGCGCCGGTGCCAGCCCGACCTCAAGCGCAGTTGTCGCTAATGTAATTCAAACGGCAAAGAAAATCGATAACGGTGATACTTCTTATAACTACTGGAAAATTAAATCCGGTAAGCAAGTAAAACCGATGTCCGAAATTATAAACAGGTATTATATCAGGATGGCGATAAACGATCAGCCCGGGGCACTGGCAAGTATTGCCGGGGTTTTTGGGGATTACGGAATCAGTATTTCGGCTGCATTGCAAAAAGAAGATAACATTGAAGAAAAATCGGCTGAAATTGTAATAATGACCCATCCGGCATCGGAAGAGGCGATGCGAACCGCACTTAATCAATTAAATGATCTAACGGCGGTTAAAGAAATCAATAATTTCATACGTGTTGAGGAATAA
- a CDS encoding dihydroorotate dehydrogenase electron transfer subunit: MNCKIISNDEVMPSVSLMWLEAPEIAASAKPGQFVMLQCGGDTLLRRPISIHRVKDSRIAVLYANLGRGTDWLSKQKASASISVLGPLGNGYTIDEGSQNLLLIAGGMGIAPMPFLAETALAQNKNVALLIGARSNEILLPQNLLPADVECIIATDDGSVGICGRTTDVLPDCLGDIDSVFACGPAPMYRTMNSSGLLKGRPCQVSLEIRMACGVGVCYGCTIKTTRGLKQVCDDGPVFEFSDILWDELADI, translated from the coding sequence TTGAACTGTAAAATCATCTCCAATGATGAGGTAATGCCGAGCGTGTCTTTAATGTGGTTGGAAGCGCCTGAAATTGCCGCTTCCGCCAAACCCGGGCAGTTTGTGATGTTACAATGCGGCGGTGACACACTGCTGCGCAGACCGATTAGTATTCACCGCGTTAAAGATAGCCGAATTGCCGTTTTATATGCAAATTTAGGGCGCGGCACAGATTGGCTTTCAAAACAGAAAGCGTCGGCCTCAATCAGCGTTTTAGGGCCTCTGGGTAACGGTTATACCATTGATGAGGGTTCTCAAAACCTGTTACTGATTGCCGGCGGGATGGGGATTGCCCCGATGCCGTTTCTTGCCGAAACAGCCCTCGCTCAAAATAAAAATGTTGCGCTGCTTATCGGGGCGCGCAGTAATGAAATATTATTGCCCCAAAATTTGCTTCCCGCCGATGTGGAGTGCATTATTGCAACAGATGACGGTTCGGTTGGCATATGCGGCAGAACTACCGATGTTTTACCGGATTGTTTGGGGGATATTGATTCTGTTTTTGCATGCGGACCCGCTCCGATGTACCGCACAATGAATTCAAGCGGACTGCTAAAAGGCAGGCCTTGCCAGGTTTCTTTGGAAATACGAATGGCATGCGGTGTCGGTGTTTGTTACGGCTGTACGATTAAAACAACGCGCGGTTTAAAACAGGTATGCGACGACGGCCCCGTTTTTGAATTTAGCGATATTTTATGGGATGAGCTGGCAGATATTTAG
- the thrC gene encoding threonine synthase: MSRAGVLFRYKDYLPITHDTPLFSIGEGSTPLVKSKNLYKEIGCDELYFKLEGCNPTGSFKDRGMVMAMAKAIEDGSKAVICASTGNTSASAAAYATAMGLKCVIIIPEGKIAKGKLAQAIIHGAQIIAISGNFDQALQIVRTITEKHPIALVNSVNPNRIEGQKTAAFEIIDELGEAPDYLFIPVGNAGNITAYWKGFTEYYNLQKATKKPQMMGFQAEGAAPIVHGYPIEKPETVATAIRIGNPASWEKATRARDESGGLIDMVSDDEIMAAQKIMASREGVFGEPASSAPYAGLLKMARSGVDFSGKKIVCVVTGNGLKDTDTAIKDSGSFLQLPTDLGAIEKALGF; the protein is encoded by the coding sequence ATGTCAAGAGCAGGTGTATTATTCAGATATAAAGATTATTTGCCGATAACACACGATACCCCGCTGTTTTCAATCGGTGAGGGCTCGACCCCTTTGGTAAAATCCAAAAATCTCTATAAAGAAATCGGTTGCGATGAATTGTATTTCAAGCTGGAAGGTTGCAATCCGACCGGTTCGTTTAAAGACAGGGGAATGGTGATGGCAATGGCCAAAGCCATTGAGGACGGCAGCAAGGCGGTTATCTGTGCCTCAACCGGTAATACCAGCGCTTCGGCGGCGGCGTATGCCACGGCGATGGGATTAAAATGTGTCATTATTATTCCGGAAGGTAAAATTGCCAAAGGCAAGCTGGCGCAGGCGATTATTCACGGCGCACAAATTATTGCTATCAGCGGTAATTTTGATCAAGCGCTGCAAATCGTGCGGACCATAACCGAAAAACATCCGATTGCGCTGGTTAACTCGGTTAACCCAAACCGCATTGAGGGGCAAAAAACGGCTGCCTTTGAAATTATAGACGAACTGGGAGAAGCCCCCGATTACCTCTTTATCCCGGTCGGTAATGCCGGTAATATTACCGCTTACTGGAAGGGATTTACGGAATATTACAATCTGCAAAAGGCAACCAAAAAGCCTCAAATGATGGGTTTTCAAGCGGAGGGAGCGGCTCCCATTGTTCACGGTTATCCGATTGAAAAGCCGGAAACGGTGGCAACCGCCATTCGTATCGGTAACCCTGCCAGCTGGGAAAAGGCAACACGGGCGCGAGATGAATCCGGCGGCCTGATTGATATGGTTAGCGACGATGAAATAATGGCGGCACAGAAAATTATGGCGTCACGCGAAGGTGTTTTTGGCGAACCTGCTTCATCGGCGCCTTATGCCGGTCTTTTAAAGATGGCTCGCAGCGGTGTTGATTTTTCCGGCAAAAAAATCGTTTGCGTCGTAACCGGTAACGGGCTTAAAGATACCGATACCGCGATTAAAGATTCCGGCTCTTTCTTACAACTTCCGACCGACCTTGGGGCAATTGAAAAAGCCCTCGGTTTTTAG
- a CDS encoding flavin reductase family protein, translated as MTKEIIDSPGGFFQHYPRVAVVITAKSGAKENAMTVCWHMPMSKKPPLIAFVTGTRHFTYKLIKESGEFAVNLLPDTHAELVAAIGGTKGESCDKFATFAIKKGKSAVTSAPVLADAYVSFECKVIEEKLYNEQSMVIGEVVATHMREECFSKDRDTIDIQKVKPVLYLGNEQYLDIESPKVRILKREECAEDLKI; from the coding sequence ATGACAAAAGAAATAATTGACAGCCCCGGCGGTTTCTTTCAGCATTATCCGCGTGTTGCCGTGGTGATTACGGCTAAAAGCGGCGCTAAAGAAAATGCGATGACTGTTTGCTGGCATATGCCGATGTCCAAAAAGCCTCCCCTGATTGCCTTTGTTACAGGTACGCGCCATTTTACTTACAAGCTTATTAAGGAAAGCGGTGAATTTGCCGTTAACCTCCTCCCCGATACCCATGCCGAACTGGTTGCCGCAATCGGCGGCACTAAAGGCGAAAGCTGCGATAAATTTGCAACGTTTGCGATTAAAAAAGGAAAATCCGCCGTAACATCCGCTCCTGTCCTTGCGGACGCCTATGTTTCCTTTGAGTGCAAGGTTATCGAAGAGAAATTGTATAACGAACAAAGTATGGTTATCGGCGAAGTGGTGGCTACTCATATGCGTGAAGAATGCTTTAGTAAAGACAGGGATACAATTGATATTCAAAAGGTAAAGCCTGTCCTTTATCTGGGGAATGAACAATACCTTGATATCGAAAGCCCCAAAGTGCGGATATTGAAGCGTGAAGAATGTGCCGAGGATTTAAAAATCTAA
- a CDS encoding NDP-sugar synthase: protein MKAVILSGGFGTRLRPLTVNTPKSMVPVLNTPFLDYFIKRLKAQKVTDIALAVSYLAEPIQDYFGDGSKFGVNLTYTVEKNPLGTAGAVKNAGGFIDEPTLVFNGDVFTDIDLAAMIEHHNKNKAVLTIALTPVEDPTSYGLVETDQENKITRFLEKPSADEITTNMINAGTYIIEPEVMSLIPEETNCSFERDIFPMLLRKKKNVFAFPTDCYWMDLGRPENYFQLHYDLLDGKSNQYSFNNNKRKVAAGSNCKIHQSARIIGPAVIGENCIIGEDVQIKGPVVIGPNCQISNSSVVDDCIIWESVHVEPFARIKHTIVADKSHIGSGSTIEGAVLGSNTIIGYGQHVKPGKLVSPNSIISFNNSL from the coding sequence ATGAAAGCAGTAATTTTAAGCGGTGGTTTCGGTACCAGGTTAAGACCGTTAACGGTCAACACCCCCAAATCAATGGTTCCGGTTTTAAATACCCCTTTTCTCGACTATTTTATTAAACGCTTAAAAGCGCAAAAAGTTACCGATATTGCCCTTGCCGTCAGTTATTTGGCGGAACCCATTCAAGATTACTTTGGTGACGGCAGTAAATTCGGCGTTAATCTTACATACACCGTTGAGAAAAACCCCTTGGGAACCGCCGGTGCCGTAAAGAATGCCGGTGGATTTATTGATGAGCCGACCTTGGTTTTTAACGGCGACGTTTTTACGGATATTGATTTAGCCGCAATGATTGAGCATCACAATAAAAATAAGGCTGTGCTTACAATTGCCCTAACCCCTGTTGAAGACCCAACCAGCTACGGATTGGTGGAAACCGATCAGGAAAACAAGATTACCCGTTTTTTGGAAAAACCCAGCGCCGACGAAATTACCACCAATATGATTAACGCCGGCACCTATATTATTGAACCCGAAGTTATGTCGCTTATCCCTGAGGAAACAAATTGCAGCTTCGAAAGGGATATCTTCCCGATGCTTTTACGAAAAAAGAAGAATGTCTTTGCTTTCCCGACCGATTGCTACTGGATGGATTTGGGAAGGCCCGAGAATTATTTCCAGTTGCATTACGATTTGCTTGACGGCAAAAGCAACCAGTACAGTTTCAATAACAACAAAAGGAAAGTCGCCGCCGGCTCAAATTGCAAAATCCACCAATCGGCGCGCATTATCGGACCGGCTGTCATCGGAGAAAACTGCATTATCGGTGAAGATGTTCAAATAAAAGGACCGGTTGTAATCGGCCCCAACTGCCAGATTTCAAACTCCTCGGTTGTTGACGATTGCATTATTTGGGAATCGGTGCATGTCGAACCCTTTGCAAGAATCAAACATACGATTGTTGCCGATAAGAGCCATATCGGCTCCGGAAGCACTATCGAGGGAGCGGTACTCGGAAGCAATACAATTATCGGATACGGTCAACACGTTAAACCCGGAAAACTTGTATCTCCGAATAGCATTATCAGCTTCAATAACTCGTTGTAG
- a CDS encoding peptidylprolyl isomerase, giving the protein MNKTPPKKKMTHVVREKKRKNLNDILKFVVFSIIAVVVGLVGVGVGKWYQDDYKPMHETVIEVNGTKFDMQYYIEMLRYISGEYIQFAQYFTDTALQYIEYYELLKQGAADLGITVSDKEVNAEIKKNKYNNTPAAKDMVRAGLLIPLLEDHFGAQINPSAEQSNLLAMFLESQAQVEAVKARLAGGESFEDIAKELSLDSATQKADGVLSWLPKGVIANILGASALTDELIFGAAIGELNTVEDTNKNKPVGYWILQVTERSTKTDEDSAEETEVAKVKAILLGSKEKADEVLSLLNNGGDFDALAEEYSLIWSEESGCVLEVEKEDNTAAFDGFVFNSETELNVISEVIQDVERNTKGGYWIYKVTEKAVRDISETNMKMLIGNALEDWIDGFDEDSAVLAENIEDMKKFAAANILR; this is encoded by the coding sequence TTGAATAAAACACCGCCAAAAAAGAAGATGACACATGTTGTCCGCGAAAAAAAGAGAAAGAATCTTAACGATATACTCAAGTTTGTCGTTTTTTCGATAATTGCGGTTGTGGTGGGGTTGGTCGGAGTAGGGGTCGGTAAATGGTACCAAGACGATTATAAACCGATGCACGAAACCGTTATCGAGGTAAACGGTACAAAATTCGATATGCAATATTATATCGAAATGCTGAGGTACATATCGGGGGAATATATCCAATTTGCCCAGTACTTTACCGATACCGCTTTGCAGTATATTGAATATTATGAGCTCTTAAAGCAGGGCGCCGCGGATTTGGGGATAACTGTTTCCGATAAAGAAGTTAATGCCGAGATTAAGAAAAATAAATACAATAATACCCCGGCCGCAAAGGATATGGTTCGAGCGGGTTTACTTATTCCCTTGTTGGAAGATCATTTCGGCGCACAAATAAATCCGTCCGCCGAGCAAAGTAATCTGCTGGCGATGTTCCTTGAAAGCCAGGCACAGGTTGAGGCGGTAAAAGCACGCCTTGCCGGCGGTGAATCATTCGAAGATATTGCCAAAGAACTCTCATTGGATTCCGCCACTCAAAAAGCCGACGGGGTGCTTAGTTGGTTACCTAAAGGTGTTATCGCTAATATTTTAGGCGCCTCTGCGCTAACCGATGAGCTTATTTTCGGCGCCGCAATCGGGGAGTTAAATACCGTTGAAGATACGAACAAAAATAAACCCGTGGGTTATTGGATATTACAAGTTACCGAACGATCTACCAAGACAGACGAAGATTCCGCGGAAGAAACCGAGGTTGCCAAAGTAAAAGCAATCCTGCTTGGGAGCAAAGAAAAGGCCGATGAGGTTTTATCCCTCTTAAATAACGGCGGTGATTTTGACGCTTTAGCCGAAGAATATTCGTTGATATGGAGCGAAGAAAGCGGTTGTGTTTTGGAAGTTGAGAAAGAAGATAATACCGCAGCATTTGACGGCTTTGTTTTTAATTCCGAAACCGAACTTAATGTCATAAGCGAAGTAATTCAAGATGTTGAAAGAAACACCAAGGGCGGTTATTGGATCTACAAAGTAACCGAAAAGGCCGTCCGTGACATATCGGAAACCAATATGAAGATGTTAATCGGGAATGCCCTTGAAGATTGGATAGACGGTTTTGACGAAGATAGCGCGGTGCTTGCCGAAAACATTGAAGATATGAAAAAATTTGCGGCTGCTAACATTTTACGATAG
- the prfA gene encoding peptide chain release factor 1: MLERLAKIEQQYNELEVEMTSEEALSNPKKMLELAQERSKLEDLVTLFRKYRHSVKALEETKAMLKDDLDDEMLAMVKQEIDGLESDVENQYQDLKISLLPKDPNDDKDIIMEIRAGTGGEEAGLFAADLFRMYTRYAQIKGWATDIININEIGSGGIREVIFEIRGRGAFSRLKYERGVHRVQRVPTTEASGRIHTSTATVAVLPVADEVEIDINQNELRIDIFHSGGAGGQNVNKVATAVRITHIPTGIVVTCQDERSQLKNKTKAMSVLRARLLDIEQSKQEGNIVEERRSQVGTAERVEKIRTYNFPQDRITDHRGGITLRNLPHFMEGNIDDLLDSLATDEQTKLLESHTE; this comes from the coding sequence ATGCTAGAACGACTTGCTAAAATAGAGCAGCAATATAACGAACTTGAAGTTGAGATGACAAGCGAAGAGGCTTTGTCCAACCCTAAAAAAATGTTGGAACTGGCACAAGAAAGGTCCAAACTGGAAGACCTGGTAACTCTTTTCCGCAAGTACCGACACTCCGTAAAGGCATTGGAAGAAACCAAAGCAATGCTTAAAGATGACCTCGACGATGAAATGCTTGCCATGGTCAAGCAGGAAATTGACGGGCTTGAATCCGATGTTGAAAATCAATATCAGGATTTAAAAATATCCCTCCTGCCCAAGGACCCCAACGACGACAAAGACATTATTATGGAAATCAGGGCGGGGACCGGAGGGGAAGAGGCCGGTCTTTTTGCCGCCGACTTATTCCGTATGTATACCCGCTATGCCCAAATTAAAGGATGGGCGACCGATATTATTAATATTAACGAAATCGGATCCGGCGGAATTCGTGAAGTTATCTTTGAAATCCGCGGCAGAGGGGCTTTTAGCCGCTTAAAATACGAAAGAGGCGTCCATCGCGTACAAAGAGTCCCCACAACCGAGGCTTCGGGACGTATTCACACATCTACCGCAACAGTAGCGGTATTACCGGTTGCCGATGAAGTGGAGATTGATATTAACCAAAACGAGCTGAGGATTGATATCTTCCACAGCGGAGGCGCGGGCGGTCAAAATGTTAATAAAGTCGCCACTGCCGTGCGCATTACCCATATTCCGACCGGTATTGTGGTTACATGCCAAGACGAACGTTCACAGCTAAAAAACAAAACCAAGGCGATGTCCGTATTAAGGGCGAGGCTTTTGGATATCGAACAGAGCAAACAAGAAGGGAATATTGTTGAAGAAAGGCGCTCTCAGGTCGGAACCGCCGAGCGCGTTGAAAAAATCCGCACTTATAACTTCCCGCAAGACAGAATTACCGACCACCGCGGGGGAATCACCTTGCGTAACCTGCCGCATTTTATGGAAGGCAATATCGATGATCTGCTTGATTCATTAGCAACAGACGAGCAAACAAAACTGTTGGAATCGCATACAGAATGA